A region of the Cydia fagiglandana chromosome 20, ilCydFagi1.1, whole genome shotgun sequence genome:
acgcgtctgtgtgcgtgcattacacatacaaatacagtctctcacgccgcggttacgccccgtcagagcgacgggtatattcagcttgaaatctcaaaattgacttttagctcagctcccgtttcgtcttaacccTTTGACCATCAAAGACGTCACCTGACGCGCCCAATATTAACCTTCTTGCATTCCGTCAAtgttcacgatgacgcgccgcgcacgataggcgtggcgttcaGAGGGTTAACAGTCAGGAAGATATGTAGtgtagtaggtaagtaaatagaTATCAACTCGACGTACACAATATTTTCTCGATCGTCCTTTATCCAGGCCCGACACTTCTTGCTTTTGGCCTTGGCTTTAGGCCTCTCTCATCTTCGAGTATATATaaatcaattcaattcaatatttttatttggaataaaaaaaatcgatattATTGTTAGTACAAGACAAAAAAAGAAGATAATTACACGAacaggtctaccgcgatatgatttcattgttttttaccttaaattctgataattcagctgagttgcaccaggtCAGCATTGAGCATATCAtatttaaatatgtgtacaaaacgcgagagatCAGTGTTATATCTTCGAGTGTCTTGGATGTGCCAAGAATAATAAATCAAAACCATGGATGGATTAAGATATAATAACATAGATACCTGTAATCTTTCTAGAGGCCGAAACATCAGCCAAGTCCACAATATTCTCCGGATCGTCCTGTATCCAGGCCTGGCTCTTCTTGCCCTTGGCCTTGGTCTTGGCTTTAGGCCTCTCATCTTCTTCCATGAGCTCCATTTCGGAGTCCGAGTCCTTGAGGATGTCTTCGAGGGTCTTGGATGTGCCGCGGATTTCGTCCAGGTCATCTTCGGACTCGGCTTGATCCCTGGATAGgaaagatatttatttaaaaaagtttacattttttttaaactggttTGGTTCAATTTCCTTTGTCTAAACAACGTACAAAAACAACATTTCGTCAGATGccaaccaaaactcactaattattTGGCAATAGCATATAAGCATACCCGCACAAAAATTACGTTtatcatatgtgacgtcccacgggtaaaggtaccttatggcggttggcgcttacgctattattaacgccgctccaatattattgcggccctatgcgacgtaagcaccagccgccataaggtacctttagccgtggaacgtcacatatgaggCTTTCTATcacagaagggtccttatgcgtCAAGTGCAATAAAGTCCTTTTTTATCTAAaatttcacttttttttgtacggAAGAGAGGAATACAGGTAGGTACATTCGATAGAACAAAAACATAGTACAAGGGCGAAATGAAGAAAGCCACATATTTTCTCGTTTCTTCTGCTTTCTAGTAAGGTTTATATTCGATTACACCATTGATGGCTTACGCGTAAAATGTTAACACATCCTCCTAAAGTTAACACTCCTACGCTTATTAagttcattcattcaaatttaaATCATTTTCAATAGGAATTTTGTTTTCAATCAAAGTAATATCAACTCTGTTTCTTACACTGTAGATTCAAATGTCACTgacaaattttggattttatcCCTGTATGCCTGGGAGGTTAAGGCAAATGGTTAAATTACTTACTTCTGGTTATCCTTAGCCCTCTTCTTCCTATTATCCAGCTTCCTCAAATTCCTCAGCCTCCTGAACATGACTTCATCCTCCTGGGGTATCAGCTTCTCCACGGTATCGGCCCCGTATTTCCTGATCATCCTGGTTAGGAAATAGCCTATTTCTAGGCGGGAATGCCGCTTGCAGTCCTCGGGCATGGAGGAGAGGGTTTTGATGATGAGGGGGAGAGAGCCGGCGAGGACATCGGTTGGCAGgactttggtgtatacctgatAGAAGAATGACCatattaaccctttataaggcatgaAGGTGTCagtaattatgcaaaattgaaccctatcactttgaaataaagttcaaaattaggtgggaaatataatccctctgccttataaaggcttaaatatTCGCTCACTACTCCAAgcttaacaaaataattcaattcaattcaatcgtTTATTTCAGGCATAAAAGCCCATATAGTTGGCAAATTTTTTGGACGTGTAGTACTCGGGAGACTCCAAAAACTTGCAAATCGTGTATACCCGGAGTCACAGTGTGGTTTCCGTCCCCAGCGTTCCACTGTAGATATGGTTTTCTCACTTCGTCAGCTACAGGAAAAGTGTAGAGAACAAAACACACCTCTGTTTGTAGCCTTTGTAGATCTTAACAAGGCTTTTGACACTGTCAGCAGAGAAGGACTATATACTGCACTTGAGAATATTGGATGTCCCCCTAAACTCTTGCATCTAGTCAAATCTTTTCATGATCACATGAAAGGCACTGTGGTTTATGACGGTAAAGCATCCCAGCAATTTGAAATGCGGAGGGGTGTACGCCAAGGCTGTGTTTTAGCACCCACACTGTTTGGTATTTTCTTCTCACTACTTTTAAAGGCTGCTTTTAGTAACAACCAACAGGGGGTGCATTTGCATACAAGAGACGACGGGAAGTTATACAACATCTCTCTCCTCAAATCAGCAAAACATCGCGAGGACTTCTTCGTCGACAGTCTCTTGTTTGCTGACGATGCAGCTTTTGTGACTAACTCCGCAGCCGAGTTGCAAAACATCATGGACAGGTTTTCCCGGGCATGCACTTTGTTCTCCATGTCCATCAATGCCAAAAAGACAGTCGTGTTAGTGCAGGGCAGTGCGGAAACACCCAAAATACTGGTGGATGGCACAGCTCTGGAAGTCGTCAATAAGTTTTGCTACCTTGGGTCGACCGTGTCGAACAATCTCTCGCTTGATGCAGAGATCGATATTCGTATTGGCAAAGCGGCGACCATGTTCGGGAGGCTACGTACAAGGGTGTGGTGCAACAAACATCTCACTGTTAGAACCAAGATGATGGTATACCAGACTTGCGTTCTAAGTATACTCTTGTACGGAGCAGAAACCTGGACGACGTATGCAAAACAGGAGCGACGACTCAACACTTTTCACATGCGCTGTCTACGCAACATTTTAGGCATAACTTGGCAGGACAAAGTGACCAATCAGAGGGTTCTTGAAAAAGCACAGCTGCCCAGTCTTGCCGCTCTTCTCAAACAGAGACGCTTGCGGTGGCTGGGGCATGTGCACCGGATGGAACCCGCTAGAATACCTCGACGTGTCTTGCTCGGTGCAGTTGCGTATGCTAAAAGGAACGTGGGAAGACCGATGCTGCGCTTTAAAGACTGTGTCAAGCGAGACATGTCTGCATTTAAAATCGACCACCATGCCTGGGAAGCCTTAGCTGAAAACCGTGATGGATGGCGCAAGCGTGTTGTGGAGGGGAGAAGGCTATGCGACCAAGCCTGGTTTAATGCTTTAGATAGCAGAAGGTGTCGCAGAAAGCAAACCGGGACTGGAACCTCGGGTGGCATGAGCTTTCTCTGCCAAAAATGTGGGAGGTCATGCCGCTCACGCATCGGCCTCCACAGTCACCAAACCCGGTGTCTGCACAGCAAtgtataaatcgtctgcaatagacggaaaggcctgtgatgatgatgacaataaattaatcttaatatgctaatgaatagaatagaattgatttattcgtaagcacaaacaatcggtacaatacattacataaaaaaagaaaacacaaaataagtttaaagtgccacgaaatggccccatctcagcatgttgctggtggcttccagcgctgatcttccgatgagaccatcaagtgagaagaatcacgggAGGTAACATACAAGAAGAAAAAAAgacataaaaataacatacagtaaacaaatagttaaataaGAAGAAAAGTTACACAGCAAGAAGTTACAACGTTAATGTTagtaagtacaaattaaattaaaattaatgaattcAGCGAAATATTCAAACGTCCTTTTCGGAAGTCTATTAAATATGTCAAGCGTTTGACACctccgatatttttttttaaacttataaCCCCACATATCATCCATTTTCGAGTGAACCTCatgcttattaaaaaaaaaccatgtaTGGTTGCAATCCGTTTCGAGGATCATCTACCGAAGCAATACCTGCAATTACTTCACGGGAGGTACTTTAAtatgggatcctatctcatcgcataataattgattgtcataatgtaatgttacgcataaatttcttttcgcatattttttctccagctgaaacagaatgtattttcgaaaatattttgcataggttgtgtagaatagggtaggttaggttaggtttgtgttataatatttcagaaatgttaatatttccagcacaataacaattatgcgaaatgagttttatgcgtaacattacattaggacaatcaattattatgcgacccaatatggcaCCTTTAATATGACACTAACCTTCAAGAAACTCAATGCGGCAGCGGCGACCTCCCTATTCCCTGACATGATCTGAGTTGCCGCTGTCTCCAGTAACTCCTGAACCATGTCCAGAGACATGTCTTCAGACAGGTGGAATAGGGCCGACGCGAGAGCCCTAAGGGTGGCGCTCACGATGCGGGGTAGGGGGGCGGACAGACCAGAGAGAATAAGGTCTAGGAAGCTGCGCATTCCTGTGGAAGAATTACCAAAAGTATAAGTATCAGTCATCATACAGACACTATCCTTATTATAAAACGATCAAAGAAATGCTCCGTCTCACAGGCGCGTTttagagtcttctgtacctagtatagttcgtaggttcttaactgagcccgagctaatcctattatctattgttaagtaaaaccgctcgtgccacgtgccaccaccacctgcataaaaacctgcgtacttcggttactgagtgccggcgagtcgaacgctacagaaccagtctaaaatgtgtcatcgagatgcgtaacaaaggcgcgttatcggagagcgcaacgacactggttttttgagcgttggactagcctgcgctcaggtgccaaatagaataaggatgacccttttttgcaggtaagtagcacgtgcggttttacttaacaatagacaataggattagccgccgggctcagttacgaatctacgaactatactattatttattctgtgccaaagttgtttgacagactTTATATACTAAGTACTAACCTCCTTCCTGAGTTTTCAGTACATCTCCAATACAATTGATAAGGTTGAATGCACACTGCCGACATTTTGAATTGATGTCTCTCGTGCAAATCACAGATTCGGCTATAGCGCTCTTCACTAGTTTGCTTTCTGCGGTCAGGCCGGGTGATGAGTTGACTAGGTGCTCTATGCATCTGGGGATAAGGTTCAAAATTAATTGCAGTGTAAAATCCAGGGTTACAGACAAAGTACAGTTAATAGCAAAAGTTGTTCAAGAGGGTGTTCAAAATGTTCTGAGTAAACTAAATATTTgatatattaggtaggtaggtagggttTTTTATCTTAGTTttgttcactgtagaaaaatacacgtgaggtttccttatacccccctcccccaacgtgatctatcgtgattttttcgggATCCCCCCTCCctctatcgaacctcgcgtgatttatgCACAATCCCTTACCTTAATCTAGCAGCCTTACTGCTATCCGCCGCCTTACTTAACGAATTCATCAACAGCTTCCTAATCTTCTTACTACTACTCCTCAAAAACTCCTTACAACCCTCCGCCTCACTCTTAAATATCTCCTCCAAAATCCTATAAGCTTTCTTATGCTCCATTTCTACTAATTTAACCTTCTCTTTATATTTCAAAGTCGGTTTCTGTTCCGTATCTTCTTCCATGGATTCTGTCTTTTGTTTTTTagctttcttttgttttttagggttctctAATACGGTTTCGCATAACGGGTATACCCATTTGTCGAATAGGAGTGTGATGCTTTCGCTGTTCTGATATAGGACGAGTAGACGAACTATGTCCAGTATGGATTCTCGTTGGAAATGGTTGTCGGTTGATGTTTCTAGTTGTTGGAGGGCGTTTTTGAATAGTTCTTCTCGGAGGGACTGGTCACTTATTGTTAGGTATACCTGAAATAGATtaagaaatataaaatattcattaactctacaaaaaaatatacagaaaaagaaaaaataggCGTAAAGTGTTGTAAACTATTGTACATTATAACAAAAACTAAACTATTAGATAGCATTACACTATAAATTTCTTTTTTCCATCGATAGTAATTTAAATGCAAagcgaagcgctggtggcctagcggtaagagcgtgcgactttcagtccggaggttcaaaccccggctcctaccaatgagtttttcagaacttatgtacgaaatatcatttgatatatgccagtcgcttttcggtgaaggaaaacatcgtaagtAAACCGGACTAATAGcaataagggcccccccacatctggcgtctttcgagcgtcggcgtctacaattctatggccgacgtcgacgcaacgtcgacgtagcgtcgacgcaactgcgcagcgacgtcattttccatagcgctggaccgacgccgacagacgccgacgctcgaaagacgccagatgtgggggggccctaaggcctagtttcccctctggtcTGGAAGGTCATACggcagtcgcttttgtaaaaactggtgcttacgtcaaatcatgggattagttgtcaagcggaccccaggctaaGCCgcagcaaaatgccgggataatgcgaggaagaagaagatttagTATAAACTCACCTGAATCGTCTCCAAAGCCGCCAACCTCTGCCCCTCCGCCATACTCCACTTCACGGGCGACATATAAATATTCAACAAAATCGGCAAATAATTCTTCGCGAACCTCCCCAACTCCGCcctatcatcatcattatccgCGTTCACAATCAATTTCCTCAACCCCTGCATCACAGGCAACCTGAATTCAGGGTTATCCTTCAAAACATTACCTAAAACTCTAGCTATAGACTTGAAACAGTCTTTAACATCTTTAGGACTGTTGCAGAAACTAGGAAGTAAAGACCAGAATTGGTTGCAAAGTAAATCGAAAGTGTGCGAGAGGGCGATGTTTTTTTCTTGTACGCATTCTCTGGCGCGCTTTCTGCAGAATGTAGCCATTTCTAGAATGTCTGTAGCGAAGAATTTTAGGTTAGAGTGTGTGGTTTTTTCTTTCAAAACTGGTAGTAACCAGCTTCTATCTAAGTTTATATTCTCAGGTCCGCTTCGTAAAGGTATGTGTGTGAGTACGAATTCTGGGCCTAAGGATTTAACAGCGCAGCCGGTAGCGTGTTCCACTTCTCGGTCGTTGTGGAAATTGTGGCTTTCGCGACGTTCGTTCAGTTTTTTGAGGAGGGGTCCAAGGATGTAGACCACGTTTTCGTTTCCAATCTGTAACGAAAAAAAAGGTGAATCCAACCAAAAATGTCAGTAGAAAACAgctgaaaaatataataaataataaaaaaaatatcgattttctcgcccagtacaaattgcagatcggtcgagcgacaaatccgaatTGTCATCTctcagaaaataataaaatttttcaacgaaaatgtgttagtgtgcgtgttgtgtcACTTGtgactcgtccgtacacaaaaacagatcgaggtgtgcaagatttgtctGTGCAGGGTGTCTTTTCTAtatatttgtgtcgtcattacagattggattttgtatgtaagtgtgtgagaagtgcgactgtgtgtgtgtcccccccgcaaaaaatggcagaaagaacTATatggtgagatatcgcttgttcccttccgacgtgtcggaagccggtgttgctcgaagtgtacaaaacatacataataatagtTATACCTCAAAACAGGCAGCTATAGTCATGATAACATGTTTGATAGCCTGGTTGAACGGATTGTCCAGGCCAGTGCCGAtggttttgaagatattctccACGTGAGGCTTATATTTGATGAACAGCTCGGACTCCACTGCCGGCTTCACGCAGTCTTGAAGAACCGCCTGTGGAAAAAGTAATCTATTGTTACATTTGAAACTGTCGCTTTTTGGATAGCCGAGAATAGggcaaaggtgtgtgcgccatctattcgagaatgactttttcttgatttccgaggtacgtttttttcttagactttatttatcttatacggagttatatatatctctgatacTAGAGAACAGGGATCGGGACCGGTTTTTTGCAAAAACGTCGAAATAACCATACATTTCGCATTATTTTAGCCTCGAAACGAAATGTAAGACTCAGTTGTGTTACTGTAAGTCTaacaaatcatcatcatcatcatctcagccataagacgtccactgctgaacataggcctcccccttttttggggggtgaatgccataatcgccacgcttggcaggcgggttggcgatcgcagtcgagtacaccgaatttgagggacgctgctgcccgtccaccggtggtcttggacgtggtttaaggacatacccgggtcctggacgtagtttaaggacatacccgggtatTTTACTTACCTTGAGTGCATTGGTAGAGGCAGCGTTAATATCCGGCACATCCGATTGCCATAGCTCGGTGACGCAGATGGTTACGAACGCGGGCAGATTAGGTATACACAGATTTAGGTCCAgactgtaaacaaaaaaaaatactttgagAAATAATATCGCCGATTGGGTTACCTCTCCTCCATCTAAATTTGTAATTTGTGCCATCGGCCAGATATGGGTGtaaaaagaaaatttaaattcatATTATGAAACTTTCAGATCAGTATTTGGCTggcaaatttaattataaaccCATTGGGGTGAAGGGTTAAGGCTGGTACGAGTTGGAAGCCGGCGATGGGTCATGTCGATGTATTATAATTTCGAATTTTCGATCCCGACTGCAGAAAAGAGGCATTCTCTTCCTCTTCCTTGTCGTGTCCTCATGGATGAGGGAtgtgacgaatgtggacacttttcaccagTGCTCTCCAAGCCGCTCTGTCGCTTTTCGCCTTAGCCGAAACCAGTCGcacaatgtcgtggccaggccgttaaGGTTCCAAACTTATTAGTCCGAATACAAATTATGTGCAATTTTGAGCTGAAGAAATCTTGAAGAAACGGACAAGCCTCCTAAAATTCCTCTTAACTATTATACAGAGTTTATGCTTCGTTCCTCTTCAAGTTACAAATATGaaagttataatatttataccaaagagaatagtgtgtcgtatagaggcggattgtcaaagtaaattatgtagccactgtaaatttactgtcatctttcgacagaagattaaaactgttaaggggcccactgattaacagaccgtcggacggtatcggcctgtcagttgatcggaactgtcaaaattttgttctaactgacaggccgataccgtccggcggactgttaatcagtgggcccctttagagcaCCATTTGACGATGATCCTTATTCTTAGAGTAGGCTGAAGGTATTGGCGCCATCGCACggaaagattgcaccatacctttggcctagtggcgagtagatggcgttaatattaatatttaacaagttaacacatatcagtgagagaataaggatcaaagtcaaatggcgttctaacagttttaatcttctgtcgaaagatggcagtaagggcccccccccacatctggcgtctttcgagcgtcggcgtctgtcggcgtcggtccagcgctatggaaaatgacgtcgctgcgcagttgcgtcgacgctgcgtcgacgttgcgtcgacgtcggccatagaattgtagacgccgacgctcgatagacgccagatgtgggggggccctaaatgtATTGTAGctacagtaactctctatttcaaattctctttgtaaTATACTATACTCACGCCGCCAAACATCCGTATCCTTGCTGCATGACGGCCGCCCAGGCCAGCACTTGTCCCGTGTCGTTCGCTGGAGGCCGGGCCGCCATCAGAGCCCTGATGAGGTAAATCAAAATATTGTTAAGGTTAAAAGTTTCAATAAttggccagccttcaataactagccgcgCCTTATACTAAGATGAATTCTggttataggtgaatagaattcatttttagtttagggcggccagttactaaaagtgaCCGTTACTCGCGAATGACCCTATgtctgaaaaaataaaaaatgaaggCAAAAAAGAGGATTGAAGAGTTGTAATACCAActcaatattcataaaaatcGACGGTTAGAGCATGCAATCACAATTTAATCCATTTACCTGGTAAGTTGTGCCGCGAGACTCGCAGGCGCGTTAGAAGAGGCGGGTGGGGCCGCGAACAAAGCGTGTAGCGTGTGGAGACAACACGTCTTTATGTACACATTGTTATGTGTCATTAGCGACAGAATAGACTCGCAGACCgactgaaataaaaacaaaaactatgtatttaaaaaaacactacacaCACTAAAAcactatgttcagcagtggacgtcttatggctgagatgatgatgatgatgatgatttaaaaaaaaccggtcaagtgcgaataagactcgcgttccaagggttccatacataagtccgactcacgcttgactgcacatttctaacaggtcttcctgtcatctataggtaaagtactatttttatcaaaattttaggcccagtagtttcaTAGATAAAGGAGGCGGGGGGAtagtcggacagacagacagacgcacgagtgatcctataagggttccgttttttctttttgaggtacggaaccctaaaatagtACAGTACAATGCAGTCTTACACAGGCATTTCATAAAGCTAAAGCTACAAGTTCCAAATTTACAACTCTAAATCGGCACTCGTGGTCAAAACATCCCTTAGGCTGGTATTCCACATGTCCAATTTCTTTATCCAATGTGTATTATgcctcacattttgctttatgagagagtgagacgcaatgacattggaccattAT
Encoded here:
- the LOC134674460 gene encoding RRP12-like protein, with amino-acid sequence MGKFRSKLKGKTKGKRWNKGHSSDSNPKTQKYREMAKSRFFQENLGNTGLTQQAVLKHDAMITYGHSKGKQKSEAETELSIAKEFESMSVRSGEDDSESQYSGSMKSGTFKTFQTFASDWSQCSNVSFSKLLSRFDSNNSIHKEMLAVLAAVTEVIKEQGGEETSTEYFAALMETLKVAEDDNLVATLSLLSMGIKSVPQAVLRKQFSDSATIFTEILEKHAQSENGTLLRSAVGCLSVLLRAQEYASWSDSSTMRVFDNVLAFVLHSKPKVRKAGQHAVTAILRGSCFMIPTDDDQTKVPKVHPAANRVAEFCQSQIQAEALLSGHRTVLHTLTMLRDVLPVFSKEYIKSVCESILSLMTHNNVYIKTCCLHTLHALFAAPPASSNAPASLAAQLTRALMAARPPANDTGQVLAWAAVMQQGYGCLAALDLNLCIPNLPAFVTICVTELWQSDVPDINAASTNALKAVLQDCVKPAVESELFIKYKPHVENIFKTIGTGLDNPFNQAIKHVIMTIAACFEIGNENVVYILGPLLKKLNERRESHNFHNDREVEHATGCAVKSLGPEFVLTHIPLRSGPENINLDRSWLLPVLKEKTTHSNLKFFATDILEMATFCRKRARECVQEKNIALSHTFDLLCNQFWSLLPSFCNSPKDVKDCFKSIARVLGNVLKDNPEFRLPVMQGLRKLIVNADNDDDRAELGRFAKNYLPILLNIYMSPVKWSMAEGQRLAALETIQVYLTISDQSLREELFKNALQQLETSTDNHFQRESILDIVRLLVLYQNSESITLLFDKWVYPLCETVLENPKKQKKAKKQKTESMEEDTEQKPTLKYKEKVKLVEMEHKKAYRILEEIFKSEAEGCKEFLRSSSKKIRKLLMNSLSKAADSSKAARLRCIEHLVNSSPGLTAESKLVKSAIAESVICTRDINSKCRQCAFNLINCIGDVLKTQEGGMRSFLDLILSGLSAPLPRIVSATLRALASALFHLSEDMSLDMVQELLETAATQIMSGNREVAAAALSFLKVYTKVLPTDVLAGSLPLIIKTLSSMPEDCKRHSRLEIGYFLTRMIRKYGADTVEKLIPQEDEVMFRRLRNLRKLDNRKKRAKDNQKDQAESEDDLDEIRGTSKTLEDILKDSDSEMELMEEDERPKAKTKAKGKKSQAWIQDDPENIVDLADVSASRKITATDPSQKKKQIEVKQKKKDGGFKMAPDGRLIITDDAFDGDDDDEPARPSGEVDSDTDETDNEEKDTKSKLLKPGTKRKFDDILSIKSGRSNRSKASTLAVGSKYKAGGKGIHRPLDSAASVASGAGTEYRSKKAKGDVKKKGKHDPYAYIPLSRKNLNKRTKAITSKQFKGIVKAKNRGVKPKPKGKRK